In Ancalomicrobiaceae bacterium S20, the following proteins share a genomic window:
- the nifN gene encoding nitrogenase iron-molybdenum cofactor biosynthesis protein NifN, whose product MATVLPVSKAAAVNPLKSSQPLGAAFAYLGVDGAIPLFHGSQGCTSFALVLFVRHFKETIPLQTTAIDEVATILGGADHLEEAILNLKTRTKPKLIGIATTALVETRGEDFAGDLAVIKARRAEALDGTEVVLAQTPDFDGAIEEGWTKAVLAMIEGITDRTPARTVERDRVNILPGWHLTVGDIEHIREMVEAFGLHPVILPDVSGALDGTVPDRWIPTTYGGTAIEDIRTLGDARHTIAIGEHMRAPAAKIQELTGIEYSLFRQLTGLKSVDRFVTMLAEISGRPVPAKIRRQRAQAQDALLDGHFHFGGKRVAIAAEPDHLYALSSFFLGMGADIHCAVTTTGSSKILEHVPCDTVQVGDLGDLERLAEGADLIVTHSHGRQAAERLGIPHFRVGFPIFDRLGSQHRVAVGYRGTRDLIFEVSNIFQAARREPTPESLDPFRNRENDHERRQTSATRDH is encoded by the coding sequence ATGGCCACGGTTCTTCCGGTCTCCAAGGCGGCGGCGGTCAATCCGCTGAAATCCTCGCAGCCGCTCGGCGCCGCCTTCGCCTATCTCGGCGTCGACGGCGCGATCCCGCTGTTTCATGGCAGCCAGGGCTGCACCTCCTTCGCGCTCGTGCTGTTCGTGCGCCATTTCAAGGAGACCATTCCGCTCCAGACCACCGCGATCGACGAGGTCGCGACCATTCTGGGCGGCGCGGATCACCTCGAAGAGGCGATCCTGAACCTCAAGACGCGCACCAAGCCGAAGCTGATCGGCATCGCGACCACGGCGCTGGTCGAGACGCGCGGCGAGGATTTCGCCGGCGATCTCGCGGTGATCAAGGCGCGGCGCGCCGAGGCCCTGGACGGCACCGAGGTGGTGCTCGCGCAGACGCCGGACTTCGACGGCGCCATCGAGGAGGGCTGGACCAAGGCGGTCCTCGCCATGATCGAGGGCATCACCGACCGGACGCCGGCGCGGACCGTCGAGCGCGACCGCGTCAACATCCTGCCCGGCTGGCATCTGACCGTCGGCGACATCGAGCATATCCGCGAGATGGTCGAGGCATTCGGGCTGCATCCGGTGATCCTGCCCGATGTCTCCGGCGCGCTCGACGGCACCGTGCCCGACCGCTGGATCCCGACCACCTATGGCGGCACCGCGATCGAGGACATCCGCACGCTCGGCGACGCGCGCCACACGATCGCGATCGGCGAACACATGCGCGCGCCGGCGGCGAAGATCCAGGAGCTGACCGGAATCGAGTACTCGCTGTTCCGGCAGCTGACCGGCCTGAAGAGCGTCGACCGCTTCGTCACCATGCTGGCCGAGATCTCCGGCCGGCCGGTGCCGGCGAAAATCCGACGCCAGCGTGCGCAGGCGCAGGACGCGCTGCTCGACGGGCATTTCCATTTCGGGGGCAAGCGTGTCGCGATCGCCGCCGAACCGGACCATCTCTATGCGCTGTCGAGCTTCTTTCTCGGCATGGGCGCCGACATCCACTGCGCGGTGACGACGACCGGCTCGTCGAAGATCCTCGAGCATGTGCCCTGCGACACCGTGCAGGTCGGCGATCTCGGCGACCTGGAACGGCTCGCCGAGGGCGCGGACCTGATCGTCACCCACAGCCACGGGCGGCAGGCGGCCGAGCGGCTCGGCATCCCGCATTTCCGCGTCGGCTTCCCGATCTTCGACCGGCTCGGCAGCCAGCACCGCGTCGCGGTCGGCTATCGCGGCACGCGCGATCTCATCTTCGAAGTCTCCAACATCTTCCAGGCGGCGCGGCGCGAGCCGACGCCGGAAAGCCTCGATCCGTTCCGCAACCGGGAGAACGACCATGAGCGCCGTCAGACGTCTGCAACTCGTGACCACTGA
- a CDS encoding CCE_0567 family metalloprotein — MSDIDALKAELKKLSAKATNAKMNLHDLSEDLPVNWTTIMQVAQATYDAFAALDAARAKLKELESA; from the coding sequence ATGTCCGACATCGACGCGCTCAAGGCCGAGCTGAAAAAGCTCTCGGCCAAGGCGACCAACGCCAAGATGAACCTGCACGACCTCTCCGAGGATCTGCCGGTCAACTGGACGACGATCATGCAGGTCGCCCAGGCGACCTATGACGCCTTCGCCGCGCTCGACGCGGCGCGCGCCAAGCTCAAGGAACTGGAGAGCGCGTGA
- a CDS encoding 4Fe4S-binding leucine-rich repeat protein — MPKTDGGAGAAAAAPEIDDAPLDWLGNPVSCADCPHEETRAVGKCEFGRACVKDRRGRRIDRFFAANPDNAERYLDHPYFEVRTLAARYATPFRLTALLNDPEPDVRAMVALRLPLARVKALVQDPEPRVRIALAMRLTGESLAVLFDDPDYTVRLAAARRAEPALLIRLARDLDPSVRREVARRVPDYYLPAMVNDPDPLVRVAVAERLPPERLVLMTDDEDFRVRFTCAERLTPALVERLADDPDATVREVALARLGEALAAAAAEPQDDTDPTEAGES, encoded by the coding sequence ATGCCCAAGACCGATGGCGGCGCCGGCGCGGCGGCCGCGGCGCCCGAGATCGACGATGCGCCGCTCGACTGGCTCGGCAACCCGGTCTCCTGTGCGGACTGCCCGCACGAGGAGACCCGGGCCGTGGGCAAGTGCGAGTTCGGCCGCGCCTGCGTAAAGGACCGGCGCGGCCGCAGGATCGACCGCTTCTTCGCGGCCAATCCGGACAACGCCGAGCGCTACCTCGATCATCCCTATTTCGAGGTCCGCACGCTGGCGGCCCGCTACGCGACGCCGTTCCGGCTGACCGCGCTGCTCAATGACCCGGAGCCCGATGTCCGGGCCATGGTGGCGCTCAGGCTGCCGCTCGCGCGCGTCAAGGCGTTGGTGCAAGACCCCGAGCCGCGCGTGCGCATCGCGCTCGCCATGCGGCTGACCGGCGAGAGCCTGGCGGTGCTGTTCGACGATCCGGACTACACGGTCCGGCTCGCGGCCGCGCGGCGTGCCGAGCCGGCGCTGCTGATCCGGCTCGCGCGCGATCTCGATCCATCGGTCCGGCGCGAGGTCGCCCGGCGCGTGCCGGACTACTACCTCCCGGCCATGGTGAACGATCCGGACCCGCTGGTGCGGGTCGCGGTCGCCGAGCGCCTGCCGCCGGAGCGGCTGGTGCTGATGACCGACGACGAGGACTTTCGCGTCCGCTTCACCTGCGCGGAACGGCTGACGCCGGCGTTGGTCGAGCGGCTCGCCGACGATCCGGACGCGACGGTGCGCGAAGTCGCGCTCGCCCGCCTCGGCGAGGCGCTCGCGGCCGCCGCAGCCGAGCCTCAGGACGACACCGACCCAACCGAAGCGGGAGAAAGCTGA
- a CDS encoding nitrogen fixation protein NifZ translates to MGLGTEQEIETRRPPVFMPGEKVRSTKYVKNDGTYRGKDIGEILVVKGDVGYVRDIGTFLQQFYIYAVEWVDRGTIVGMRAKELVSLDKPPVETKKPAAVAAGASEGAAR, encoded by the coding sequence ATGGGCCTCGGCACCGAACAGGAAATCGAGACGCGCCGGCCGCCGGTGTTCATGCCCGGCGAGAAGGTCCGCTCGACCAAATACGTCAAGAACGACGGCACCTATCGCGGCAAGGACATCGGCGAGATCCTGGTCGTGAAGGGCGATGTCGGCTACGTGCGCGACATCGGCACCTTCCTCCAGCAGTTCTACATCTACGCCGTCGAATGGGTCGATCGCGGCACGATCGTCGGCATGCGCGCCAAGGAACTGGTCAGCCTCGACAAGCCGCCGGTGGAAACGAAAAAGCCCGCCGCCGTCGCGGCCGGCGCGAGCGAAGGAGCCGCCCGATGA
- a CDS encoding 4Fe-4S dicluster domain-containing protein: MAFKIIASQCTACGACEFECPSAAIKFKGETYIIDAKKCTECEGAFDTQQCANVCPVPNTCVKAA; the protein is encoded by the coding sequence ATGGCTTTCAAGATCATCGCGTCCCAGTGCACCGCCTGCGGCGCCTGCGAGTTCGAGTGCCCCTCGGCGGCGATCAAGTTCAAGGGCGAGACCTACATCATCGATGCCAAGAAGTGCACCGAGTGCGAGGGTGCCTTCGACACCCAGCAGTGCGCCAACGTCTGCCCGGTGCCGAACACCTGCGTGAAGGCGGCCTGA
- a CDS encoding NifX-associated nitrogen fixation protein, with product MTTATLDHPTGLDAPFVKTLVRLVRAEDSYGTWEGRSDADLLRDFIVTKEQRREIPIIGDPDPDVLWRLEKFYAAVGLDIERVSGRIASPMMKMSHEGFGRVLLTTGRLVVVSKTLRDVHRFGFETFEKLGEAGGKLVAEAAEWIAKNPDLADA from the coding sequence ATGACCACCGCGACACTCGACCATCCGACCGGGCTCGACGCGCCCTTCGTGAAGACCCTCGTCCGGCTGGTCCGGGCCGAGGACAGCTACGGCACCTGGGAGGGGCGGTCCGACGCGGACCTGCTGCGCGACTTCATCGTCACCAAGGAGCAGCGCCGCGAGATCCCGATCATCGGCGATCCGGACCCGGACGTGCTGTGGCGGCTGGAGAAGTTCTATGCCGCGGTCGGCCTCGACATCGAGCGCGTCAGCGGCCGGATCGCATCGCCGATGATGAAGATGAGCCACGAAGGCTTCGGCCGCGTGCTGCTGACCACCGGCCGCTTGGTCGTCGTGTCGAAGACGCTGCGCGACGTACATCGCTTCGGCTTCGAGACCTTCGAGAAGCTCGGCGAGGCCGGCGGCAAGCTGGTCGCCGAGGCGGCCGAGTGGATCGCCAAGAACCCCGATCTCGCCGACGCCTGA
- the nifE gene encoding nitrogenase iron-molybdenum cofactor biosynthesis protein NifE: MSLTSRIQDVFNEPACDKNQAKDAKAKKKGCSKPLTPGAAAGGCAFDGAKIALQPITDVAHLIHAPLACEGNSWDNRGAGSSGSDLWRRSFTTDLTELDVVMGQGERKLFKAIREIVEAHAPPAIFVYSTCVTALIGDDIEAVCKRAGEKFGLPVVPVNAPGFVGSKNLGNKLAGEALLDHVIGTVEPDDASPLDINILGEFNLSGEFWMVKPLLEKLGMRVRACIPGDARYLDVAAAHTARATMMVCSTALINLARKMEERWGIPFFEGSFYGVSDTSNALRQLVRLLVARGAEPALLDRTEALIAEEEARVWRRLAAFRPRLEGKRVLLNTGGVKSWSVVAALQEAGLEIVGTSTKKSTDEDKERIKQLLKDEKHAFDSMAPRDLYALLASNKADIMLSGGRTQFIALKAKMPWLDINQERHHPYAGYDGMVELVRQIDIALSNPIWDQVREPAPWDADGRIAANDLGPDLVTPLLVTTVRRKVAQTVADDVSPAVAATRRKFAGTVADDMGEC; the protein is encoded by the coding sequence ATGTCGCTCACGAGCCGCATCCAGGACGTCTTCAACGAACCCGCCTGCGACAAGAACCAGGCCAAAGACGCCAAGGCGAAGAAGAAGGGCTGTTCGAAGCCGCTGACGCCCGGCGCGGCCGCCGGCGGCTGCGCCTTCGACGGCGCCAAGATCGCGCTGCAGCCGATCACCGACGTCGCGCATCTGATCCATGCGCCGCTCGCCTGCGAGGGCAATTCCTGGGACAACCGCGGCGCCGGCTCGTCGGGCTCCGACCTGTGGCGCCGGTCGTTCACCACCGACCTGACCGAGCTCGACGTGGTCATGGGCCAGGGCGAGCGCAAGCTGTTCAAGGCGATCCGCGAGATCGTCGAGGCGCACGCGCCGCCGGCGATCTTCGTCTATTCGACCTGCGTGACCGCGCTGATCGGCGACGATATCGAGGCCGTCTGCAAACGCGCCGGCGAGAAGTTCGGCCTGCCGGTCGTGCCGGTCAACGCGCCCGGCTTCGTCGGCTCCAAGAACCTCGGCAACAAGCTCGCCGGCGAGGCGCTGCTCGATCACGTGATCGGCACGGTCGAGCCGGACGACGCCTCGCCGCTCGACATCAACATCCTCGGCGAATTCAACCTCTCCGGCGAGTTCTGGATGGTGAAGCCGCTCCTCGAGAAGCTCGGCATGCGCGTGCGTGCCTGCATCCCGGGCGATGCGCGCTATCTGGACGTCGCCGCCGCGCACACCGCGCGGGCGACGATGATGGTCTGCTCGACGGCGCTCATCAATCTCGCCCGCAAGATGGAGGAGCGCTGGGGCATCCCGTTCTTCGAGGGCTCGTTCTACGGTGTCTCCGATACCTCCAACGCGCTGCGCCAGCTCGTGCGGCTGCTGGTCGCGCGCGGCGCCGAGCCCGCGCTTCTCGATCGCACCGAAGCCTTGATCGCCGAGGAGGAAGCGCGCGTCTGGCGCCGGCTCGCGGCGTTCCGCCCGCGGCTCGAGGGCAAGCGCGTGCTGCTCAACACCGGCGGGGTGAAATCGTGGTCCGTGGTCGCGGCCCTGCAGGAGGCGGGGCTCGAGATCGTCGGCACCTCGACCAAGAAGTCGACCGACGAGGACAAGGAGCGCATCAAGCAGCTTCTGAAAGACGAGAAGCACGCCTTCGACAGCATGGCGCCGCGCGATCTCTACGCGCTGCTCGCCTCCAACAAGGCCGACATCATGCTGTCGGGCGGCCGAACCCAGTTCATCGCGCTCAAGGCCAAGATGCCCTGGCTCGACATCAACCAGGAGCGCCACCACCCCTACGCCGGCTACGACGGCATGGTCGAACTGGTACGCCAGATCGACATCGCGCTCAGCAACCCGATCTGGGACCAGGTGCGCGAACCGGCCCCGTGGGACGCCGACGGCCGGATCGCGGCCAACGATCTCGGCCCCGATCTCGTCACCCCCCTGCTCGTCACGACCGTCAGGCGCAAGGTCGCCCAGACGGTCGCCGACGATGTCTCCCCCGCTGTCGCGGCGACCCGGCGAAAATTCGCCGGGACGGTCGCCGACGACATGGGCGAATGCTGA
- the nifB gene encoding nitrogenase cofactor biosynthesis protein NifB, with the protein MNQPVMISLDSLVQPIDVDALQKAATSGGCSSSSCGSSAKPDDMDADVWERIKDHPCYSEEAHHYFARMHVAVAPACNIQCNYCNRKYDCANESRPGVVSEKLTPDQAKRKVITVANEVPQLSVLGIAGPGDACYDWKKSKATFTEIAKEIPDIKLCISTNGLALPDHVDELAEMNVDHVTITINMVDPEIGAKIYPWIFYQHKRWHGVEAAKILHERQMLGLEMLTARGILTKINSVMIPGINDEHLVEVNRWVKERGAFLHNVMPLISDPAHGTHYGLTGQRGPTAMELKALQNKLDGGAKLMRHCRQCRADAVGLLGEDRGQEFTLDQLPEAVAYDPAKRAAYREIVAKERGDHVEAKKAAVAEVKDVAGDAAAEGAALLVAVATKGGGRVNEHFGHAKEFQVYEANAKGITFVGHRKVENYCMGGFGEDATLDGVIAALEGVEVVLCSKIGECPKDMLTAAGIEATDAYALDYIEAAIGSLYAARFGRALEAAVA; encoded by the coding sequence ATGAACCAGCCCGTGATGATCTCGCTCGACAGTCTGGTCCAGCCGATCGACGTCGATGCGCTTCAGAAGGCTGCCACGTCCGGCGGCTGTTCTTCGTCCTCCTGCGGCTCGTCCGCCAAGCCCGACGACATGGATGCGGATGTCTGGGAGCGGATCAAGGACCACCCCTGCTATTCCGAAGAGGCGCACCACTATTTTGCCCGCATGCATGTCGCGGTGGCGCCGGCCTGCAACATCCAGTGCAATTACTGCAACCGCAAGTACGATTGCGCGAACGAGAGCCGCCCCGGCGTGGTCTCCGAGAAGCTGACGCCCGATCAGGCCAAGCGCAAGGTGATCACGGTCGCCAACGAGGTGCCGCAGCTCTCCGTGCTCGGCATCGCCGGCCCCGGCGACGCCTGCTACGACTGGAAGAAGTCCAAGGCGACCTTCACCGAGATCGCCAAGGAGATCCCGGACATCAAGCTCTGCATCTCGACCAACGGTCTGGCGCTGCCGGACCATGTCGACGAACTGGCGGAGATGAACGTCGATCACGTGACGATCACCATCAACATGGTCGACCCTGAGATCGGCGCGAAGATCTATCCCTGGATCTTCTACCAGCACAAGCGCTGGCACGGCGTCGAGGCGGCCAAGATCCTGCACGAGCGGCAGATGCTCGGGCTCGAGATGCTGACCGCGCGCGGCATCCTGACCAAGATCAACTCGGTGATGATCCCCGGGATCAACGACGAGCATCTGGTCGAGGTCAACCGGTGGGTCAAGGAGCGCGGCGCATTCCTGCACAATGTCATGCCGCTGATCTCCGATCCGGCGCATGGCACGCACTACGGCCTGACCGGCCAGCGCGGCCCGACCGCGATGGAGCTGAAGGCCCTGCAGAACAAGCTCGACGGCGGTGCCAAGCTGATGCGGCACTGCCGCCAGTGCCGCGCCGACGCGGTCGGCCTGCTCGGCGAGGACCGCGGCCAGGAGTTCACGCTCGACCAGCTGCCTGAGGCGGTCGCCTACGATCCGGCCAAGCGCGCCGCCTATCGCGAGATCGTCGCCAAGGAGCGCGGCGATCACGTCGAGGCCAAGAAGGCGGCGGTCGCCGAGGTCAAGGATGTCGCGGGCGATGCTGCGGCTGAAGGCGCCGCGCTGCTGGTCGCGGTCGCGACCAAGGGCGGCGGCCGCGTCAACGAGCACTTCGGTCACGCCAAGGAGTTCCAGGTCTACGAGGCCAACGCGAAGGGCATCACCTTCGTCGGCCATCGCAAGGTCGAGAACTACTGCATGGGCGGCTTCGGCGAAGACGCGACCCTCGACGGCGTGATCGCGGCGCTCGAAGGCGTCGAGGTCGTGCTCTGCTCGAAGATCGGCGAATGCCCGAAGGACATGCTGACCGCCGCCGGCATCGAGGCGACCGACGCCTACGCGCTCGACTACATCGAGGCCGCGATCGGCAGCCTCTACGCCGCCCGCTTCGGCCGCGCGCTCGAAGCCGCCGTCGCCTGA
- the fdxB gene encoding ferredoxin III, nif-specific, with protein MSYTTRDGSTWMPEYLVSIDGGTCIGCGRCYKVCSRDVMHLHGVDDEGEVLGKVIEGEDDDFDGELNRMIMIVDNAGACIGCGACARVCPKNCQSHVAADRLAA; from the coding sequence ATGAGCTACACGACCCGCGACGGCTCCACCTGGATGCCGGAATATCTGGTCTCGATCGACGGTGGCACCTGCATCGGCTGCGGCCGCTGCTACAAGGTCTGCTCGCGCGACGTGATGCACCTGCACGGCGTCGACGACGAGGGCGAGGTGCTCGGCAAGGTGATCGAGGGCGAGGACGACGACTTCGACGGCGAGCTCAACCGCATGATCATGATCGTCGACAACGCCGGCGCCTGCATCGGCTGCGGCGCCTGCGCGCGCGTCTGCCCGAAGAACTGCCAGAGCCACGTCGCCGCCGACAGACTAGCGGCCTGA
- the nifT gene encoding putative nitrogen fixation protein NifT, giving the protein MKVMIRRSEKGLSAYVPKKDLEEPIVETERDTLWGGSVKLKNGWTLILPDMPADTRLPITVNAKKLGEEE; this is encoded by the coding sequence ATGAAAGTCATGATCCGCCGCAGCGAGAAGGGGCTTTCGGCCTATGTGCCGAAGAAGGATCTCGAGGAACCGATCGTCGAGACCGAGCGCGACACGCTCTGGGGCGGATCGGTCAAGCTCAAGAACGGCTGGACGCTGATCCTGCCCGATATGCCGGCCGACACGCGCCTGCCGATCACGGTCAACGCCAAGAAGCTCGGCGAGGAGGAGTGA
- a CDS encoding SIR2 family protein: MRAGLLADELVPYLGPGAIGLETEPPVPATPEAVAAELHKRAPAPSKIRTSMWSVAQFIESRRHRRTLQAWMAEIFAAPVAPNRLHRFLAGLPLSMLVDTWYDGALATALREGGRTDVVEIQGVTRAGEFRDIWTKAYDAAGAEVAPEAADAAKTVLYAPHGGVRPAKNFLVADSDYVEVLTEIDIQSPIPAAVKHRRTPRGFVFLGCRFHDQMLRTYARQILKRSKGPHYAVVDRERLTRNELKFLADHDIVAIDLPLGAVTDLLVG; this comes from the coding sequence ATGCGCGCCGGTCTCCTCGCCGACGAACTCGTGCCTTATCTCGGCCCCGGCGCGATCGGTCTGGAGACCGAGCCGCCGGTGCCGGCGACGCCCGAGGCGGTTGCGGCCGAACTGCACAAGCGCGCCCCGGCGCCGTCGAAGATCCGCACCTCGATGTGGTCGGTCGCCCAGTTCATCGAGAGCCGGCGGCATCGCAGGACGCTGCAGGCCTGGATGGCCGAGATCTTCGCCGCGCCCGTCGCGCCGAACCGGTTGCACCGGTTCCTGGCCGGCCTGCCGCTGTCGATGCTGGTCGACACCTGGTACGACGGCGCGCTGGCGACAGCGCTCCGGGAGGGCGGTCGGACCGACGTCGTCGAGATCCAGGGTGTGACCCGTGCCGGCGAGTTCCGCGATATCTGGACCAAGGCCTACGACGCCGCCGGCGCCGAGGTCGCGCCGGAAGCGGCGGATGCGGCGAAGACGGTGCTCTACGCCCCGCATGGCGGCGTGCGCCCGGCCAAAAACTTCCTCGTCGCCGACAGCGATTATGTGGAGGTCCTGACCGAGATCGACATCCAGTCGCCGATCCCGGCCGCCGTGAAGCACCGCCGCACGCCGCGCGGCTTCGTCTTCCTCGGCTGTCGGTTCCACGACCAGATGTTGCGCACCTACGCGCGCCAGATTCTCAAGCGCTCGAAGGGGCCGCACTACGCGGTGGTCGATCGCGAGCGCCTGACGCGCAACGAGCTGAAGTTCCTCGCCGACCACGACATCGTCGCGATCGACCTGCCCCTCGGCGCGGTGACGGATCTGCTGGTCGGGTGA
- a CDS encoding bestrophin family protein, producing the protein MIVRERPSFVRLFFILRGSIIQRIFPQVALVMALTGAIVWAHAVKPGLVPAFDGAPFALIGIALSIFLGFRNNACYDRWWEARKHWGHLVSVSRDLARRSLLIEVRRPSGQAARARLLRLAIGFAHALVEHVRPSTATTAQGGTALAYLPEPERAGFGTSRNPPDFILRLIGRELAALRADDTLSDIEFGLFDAGLDQMAGVLAACERLRTTPIPFGYTLLLHRTAYLFCFLLPLGFADVLGWGTPVMTGLVAYTFFGLDALGDELEEPFGTLPNDLPIHAIATTIEINLREALGETGLPALPQPVDHVLL; encoded by the coding sequence ATGATCGTTCGCGAACGTCCCAGCTTCGTTCGGCTGTTCTTCATCCTGCGCGGATCGATCATCCAGCGCATCTTCCCGCAGGTGGCGCTGGTCATGGCGCTGACGGGGGCGATCGTCTGGGCGCATGCGGTGAAGCCCGGCCTCGTGCCGGCCTTCGACGGCGCGCCCTTCGCGCTGATCGGCATCGCGCTGTCGATCTTCCTCGGCTTCCGCAACAACGCCTGCTACGACCGCTGGTGGGAAGCGCGCAAGCATTGGGGCCATCTGGTCTCGGTGAGCCGCGATCTGGCGCGCCGGAGCCTGCTGATCGAGGTGCGGCGGCCAAGCGGCCAGGCGGCCCGCGCAAGACTGCTGCGGCTCGCGATCGGTTTCGCGCATGCGCTGGTCGAACATGTCCGCCCTTCGACCGCCACCACAGCGCAGGGCGGGACGGCGCTCGCCTACCTGCCCGAGCCTGAACGCGCGGGCTTCGGCACCAGCCGCAACCCGCCGGACTTCATCCTGCGCCTGATCGGCCGCGAGCTCGCCGCGCTCCGGGCCGACGACACACTCTCCGACATCGAATTCGGCCTGTTCGACGCGGGCCTCGACCAGATGGCCGGCGTGCTCGCCGCCTGCGAGCGCCTGCGCACGACGCCGATCCCGTTCGGCTACACGCTGCTCCTGCACCGCACGGCCTATCTGTTCTGTTTCCTGCTGCCGCTCGGCTTCGCCGACGTGCTCGGCTGGGGCACCCCGGTCATGACCGGGCTCGTCGCCTACACGTTCTTCGGCCTCGATGCGCTCGGCGACGAGCTCGAAGAGCCGTTCGGCACGCTGCCCAACGACCTGCCGATCCACGCCATCGCGACGACGATCGAGATCAATCTGCGCGAGGCGCTGGGCGAGACCGGCCTGCCGGCGCTGCCGCAGCCGGTCGATCACGTGCTGCTCTGA
- a CDS encoding type II toxin-antitoxin system VapC family toxin, protein MTLVDTSVLLDLAQSDPVWADWSQRQLEVVAVRGPLLLNPIVYAELGASYPTLEALDSFVETLGLEWSDVPREALFLASKAHMDYRRRGGRRTGVLPDFFIGAHALVMGVPLLTRDRRRYETSFPALALIAPDRTQ, encoded by the coding sequence GTGACCCTCGTCGACACCAGTGTATTGCTGGATCTGGCGCAGAGCGATCCGGTTTGGGCCGACTGGTCGCAACGCCAATTGGAAGTCGTCGCGGTTCGCGGCCCACTGCTTCTCAATCCGATCGTCTACGCGGAGCTGGGCGCCAGCTATCCGACTCTCGAGGCGCTGGACAGTTTCGTCGAGACCCTCGGGCTGGAATGGTCCGACGTCCCGCGCGAAGCGCTCTTCCTCGCGTCGAAGGCCCACATGGACTACCGCCGGCGCGGCGGTCGTCGCACCGGCGTCCTGCCGGATTTCTTCATCGGCGCTCATGCGCTCGTCATGGGGGTGCCGCTGCTCACGCGGGATCGGCGGCGCTACGAGACGAGCTTTCCGGCGCTGGCACTGATCGCGCCTGATAGGACGCAGTAA
- the nifX gene encoding nitrogen fixation protein NifX has translation MSAVRRLQLVTTDEPSGPERPAGAVRIAIATRDMKGLNAHFGSAPKFAIYDVTKDGATFVGAIAFDDTSDESGAHKTDGEDKIGPKVEALTGCHLLFCLAIGGPSAAKVVSAKIHPIKVPQPSPIEEVLERTRAMLAGSPPPWLRKVLAEAGIGAAKPSFEDD, from the coding sequence ATGAGCGCCGTCAGACGTCTGCAACTCGTGACCACTGACGAGCCGAGCGGGCCGGAACGTCCGGCCGGCGCGGTCAGGATCGCGATCGCGACGCGCGACATGAAGGGGCTCAACGCCCATTTCGGCTCGGCGCCGAAATTCGCGATCTACGACGTCACCAAGGACGGCGCGACCTTCGTCGGCGCGATCGCCTTCGACGACACGTCGGACGAGAGCGGCGCGCACAAGACCGACGGCGAGGACAAGATCGGCCCGAAGGTCGAGGCGCTGACCGGCTGTCACCTGCTGTTCTGCCTGGCGATCGGCGGCCCTTCGGCCGCCAAGGTGGTCTCGGCCAAGATCCATCCGATCAAGGTGCCGCAGCCCTCGCCGATCGAGGAGGTACTGGAACGCACCCGCGCCATGCTCGCCGGCTCGCCGCCGCCGTGGCTGCGCAAGGTGCTGGCCGAGGCCGGCATCGGCGCCGCGAAGCCGAGTTTCGAAGACGACTGA
- a CDS encoding type II toxin-antitoxin system PrlF family antitoxin, translated as MMSTVTSKGQVTIPKRVRERLGLHPGDKVSFELDAEGYVRLVNAEAPLPPARSRFAKVRGTLKTGMSTDEIMKLLRPED; from the coding sequence ATGATGTCCACGGTGACCAGCAAGGGCCAGGTGACGATCCCCAAGCGCGTACGGGAGCGGCTCGGTCTCCATCCCGGCGACAAGGTCAGCTTCGAGTTGGACGCCGAAGGCTACGTCCGGCTCGTCAATGCCGAGGCGCCGCTGCCCCCGGCCCGGAGCCGCTTCGCCAAAGTTCGCGGCACGTTGAAGACCGGCATGTCCACCGACGAGATCATGAAGCTGTTGCGCCCCGAGGACTGA